The window AACTCCATCTTATAACGCCGGTCGGTAATGATGGACTCCGCCAGCGCTGTCAGGTGACAGGCCGCACTGCTGAGTTCCGGCTGCGGCATTTGCAGACGGACCTGATACTGCTCTTCCAGCTCTTTTACCCGTACCGTTGAAATGGCCTGGGTTTCACTGCCGGCAATGCCTTTGCGGATCCATTGCAGATAAATACCGTGCGGGCCTTTGAAATTAGTACGGACAACGCGGATATAACCCTCACCGGCTTCCGATTTCCATGGGCAGACCCGCTGCACCTGATCAATCCAGACCGGCATTTTATAAACGCCGGCAAAGGGCCAGGTTTCACCTTCGGCGTCTGGCTGGTTATTGATCTCTGCGTCGGCGGCCAGAGCTGTATACGTCAGACAAACCGACAGCAAAGCCGTCATCATGCGTGCTGATCTCATAATGATCCTCCTGCCATTAAGCCTAGCAGAGGTCTGCGCCAGCGCTTGTTGTGGTCATTTGCCTGTCAGGCCGAAAATACCGCCTGATTACTGCCGCCGGCATCCCATGCAGGACGCTGATAACACACGCTAAGGATGTAAAAGGTTTCCTCTCCTTTCGGCAGGCGCACGGTCACTTCATCATCGACCCGCTTACCCAGTAAGCCTCGTGCCAGCGGCGCATCAACGCTGATATAGCCGCGCTTGAGGTCAATTTCATCCTCGCCCACCAGACGGTAGCGATGGATTTCACCGTCATCGTCTTCAAGCTCCAGCCAGGCACCGAAAAAAACTTTCTGCGGATCGGCCGGCAGCCGGTCAACCACCGTCAGAATCTCCAGACGCTTCAGCAGGAAACGGACGCGACTGTCGATCTGGCGTAATCGGCGTTTACCGTAGATGTATTCGGCATTTTCAGAGCGGTCACCGAGCTTGGCAGCATCAGAGACCTCCTGCGTCACTTTCGGACGCTCAGTGCGCCACAGGTAATCGTATTCCCGGCGTAAGGCCTGCTCCCCCTCAGGGGTTATCAGATGGCTGCGTTTCGGCAGCGGCTTTTTTTCCTGTTCACTCATACCTTGGCCCGTATAAAAATTTCATATATCCGCAACAGAGTCGTGGCAGGCTGCAATAACGGCGCTGCGGCAGCACAGAGACAGCTGCCTGACGAACCGGTTAATTCCGGCATAAAAAACCGGGTGATGGCACAGCATGATCAGACGCAGCGTTAAAATGGTGACCGGTGTTCTGCTGTTGCTGCTGGGCATTATTATTACGCCAATGCCGATTCCCCTTGGCATTATCCTGATCATCCTTGGTCTGTCTATGCTGGTATCGACGATCCCCAGGGTGCGCACATTTCTGCAGTTTCTGCGCCGGCGCTACCGCGTGTTTTCGCACAAACTGAACAGCATCAAACACCGCCTGCCTGCATTCGCCCGCCAGCTGATTGAAGATACCGATCCTGACCAGCCCTGAGCAGCCCACTATAAAGCCCCCAATAAAGCCCTCTGTGCTAGCATAAGAGCATGAACTCAGATGCCCTCTCTCCTCTGGCGGCCAGTGACAGCGCCACCGATGACTTCGCTCCTCTGCTCGAACTGCTGAACCTGTATCTGGCCGACGGCCAGAGCCACACTGAATACGATGTGCTGTGCTGGCTGCAGGCGCCCGAACAGGGAGTCTTCCGCGCCGATGCCCTGCGCGATTCACTCACCATGTTTCGCAGCCATTTTATTCTGATGCATTGCCTCTACCGCCTGCAGCAGCAATGGGCTGCTGAACAAACTGCCCTGCTGGACATCAGCGCACTCAGAATTTGCCGCTCACCCTGGCCAGATAACGCCCACAACCGTGGACTGACAGAACATAGTCCGCTGGCACAGTATTACCTCGACCTCAGCCAGCTGAATACCGCTCAGGAAGAGGTGGATGATCTGCTGCGCAGCTTCTGGCAGAAGATGCTGCAGCCGGAACAGGAGGATCAGGACATTGCTGAACTGGAACTCAGTAAGCCCGTGACAGGGGCAGAGATTCGATTACAATATCGTCGCCTGGCGATGCAACACCATCCCGACCGCGGCGGTGATGAAAACCGCTTCCGCACCATTCAGGCTGCCTTTCAACGACTCAAGCACCGGTATTCATGATTAAATTTTCTTTTCCGCTCATTCTCTTCACGCTGCTTTTCTCTGCCTCGGTACGCGCTCAGCTGGTGATACTGCAATATCACCATGTGTCGACCGACACTCCCGCGTCGACCAGTATCAGTCCGGAAGGTTTTGCCAGCCATCTGCAGTTGCTGGAGCAGGAAAATATGCATGTGATTGATCTTGGCCAGGCGCTGGCCAAGATTCGCGCAGGTGAGTCCTTACCGGAAAAATCCGTCGCCATTACTTTCGATGATGCCTACCGCTCGGTGTATGAAAACGCTTATCCATTGCTGAAACAGCGTCAGTGGCCGTTTACCGTATTTGTAAATACCAATGCCGTAGATGAACAGCATGGCGTAGTGATGGACTGGCAGCAGCTGAAAGAACTGCAGGATAACGGCGCTCTGATTGCCAACCACAGTGCGGATCATCCTTATCTGATTGAGCGCCCGGATGGCATGACACTGGATGCCTGGCTGACACAGGAAGTGGCCAAGCCGGAAGCGCGTCTGCAAAAAGAGCTGGGCACCAGTCATAAACTGCTGGCCTACCCTTATGGCGAATTTGATCTGGAGATTATCGATTGGCTGGCAGCGAACGGTTACCTTGCTTTTGGTCAGCAATCCGGACCGGTAGGCCCCATGTCTCATCCGCAGGCTCTGCCGCGCTTCCCGGCCTCCGGTATTTATGCCAACGTCAAAACTCTGAAAACCAAGCTGTATACCCTTGCCCTGCCGGTGCCGCCAACCCAGCTGATCGAACCCGTGCTGGCCGCAGAGAATCCGCCAACCCTGGCCATTCATTTCCCAGAAGTGGATTTGCGTCCGCGCCAGATCCAGTGTTTTGCCAGCGGTGAAGGCGCAATCAGCACACAAACCGAAGCAACCAATGGCATGGTCAATCTGGTTGCCCGTGCAGAAAAAGCGATCCGCGGTGGCCGCAGCCGTTACAACTGTACCGCCCCCAGCGTACGTCATCCGGGCTGGTATTACTGGTATTCGCAGTTATGGATTAACAGCGCAGTGAAATCGCGCTGACAGGCCCTAGAGCAAACGGCGCGACAACTGATTTAACAGTTGCTCGCGTTGCTTCCAGTCCGGCAGACACTGAGTCATCAGCGCTTTAAAGCCCGCGCCATGATCAAAGTGGCGCAGATGACACAACTCATGCACCACCACCAACTCCATCAGCTCCGTTGGCAGCTGCATTAACGCCAGACTCAGATTGATATAACCGCGCTGCGACAGACTGCCCCAGCGGGTACGCATCTTTTTAATGCGCAGCTGCGGGCGGCGCACATCAAACTGGCTGAAGAACGGCCACCAGCGTTCGATCATCTGCGGATATTCATGCCGTGCCTGCCCGCGCAGCCAGTTATCCAGTGCCTGCTGCGTCTGCGCCGGCGTCCAGCCCTCGGGTACCCAGACCGCCTGTTCGGCGACCATAAACTCATCCAGCGCACTGCTTTTAAACGGTAATTCGCGCCCGCGGATCAGGACACTTTGCCGGGCTTCCTGCTGTCGTGCCAGCACCTCGCTGCGACGCTTCAGCAGCCAGTCATGATTGGCATTCACAAACGCCAGCACCTCCGCCTTCGGATAACCCAGCGGGATGCGCAGATCTACCTCACCCTCGGCATTCACCAGCATACGCATGCTCTTACGCCGCATCGCTGAGAGATGTACAGCGACCTGCTCGCCGCCAACAGTCAGCCAGAATTGTTGTTTGTAAGATTTCCGCACGGTCTCAAGCCTGTTAGGATTAGCGCCAAATTCAGGAGTAGCGTATGTCCGACCTCAATAGTATCCCATCCCTTAATGAAGACGAACTGGAAACCCTGGGCGTACTGCTCGAAGACGAAGCCGAACGCCAGGACAGTTTCGATTTTTTCGCCGTACACGGCCTGATTACCGCGTTAATCGCAGGCCCGGTAGAGTTCAGTGTTCAACAGGTGTGGGACTGCGCCTTTGATGAACAGCTGGGTTTCAGCAAAGCGGAGAAAGAACAGGTAAATGCCCTGTTCCTGAAGCTCGCTAAAGAGATTCAGGCATGGCTCGACTCCGGCCAGGATTTCCCGGTTCCGGCCGACCTGACACTGGTTGACGAAGAAGAAGAGCCACCACTGGAAAGCTGGGCCATGGGCTTTATGACCGGTGTCCTGCTGCAGGAAGAACAGTGGTACGCGCGCGATGAAGAAACCGTTGCCCAGCACCTGTTCCCGATCATGTATGCCTCGGGTCTGTTTATGGACGAGCCGGAAATGGAAGACATCGACGACGACATCGACCTGTCGAATCAGATGTGCAGCAATATTCCTGCGGCCGTTGTTGAGCTGTATCTGCTGCTGCACGCCGAGAATTAATCCGGCGCTCAAGAGCAGGTATAAAAAAGCCCGGATTTAACCGGGCTTTTTTTATGTGTCTGAATAACCAGGGCATCAGGCACCGGCTTTACGCACCCAGACTTCCACCCGGCGGTTTTTATTACGTCCTTCCATACCATTAACGGAAGCAACCGGCAGGTTTTCACCGTAACCAACGGAATTTTTCGGATAAATACCGTAACGTACCAGCTCACGACGTACGGCCATTGCGCGCAATTTGGACAATAATTGCGACCGTTTTTCGGTTTTCTTTTTATCACCAAAACCAATCAGCACAACTTCAGCCGAACCGTTAGCGTGCAGAAAATCAGCCAGACGCTCCAGATCCTTCAGGGCTTTGTTATCCAGCTTGGCACTGCCTTCCTGAAAGCGGAAGTTAATGGTCAGACGCTTGGCATCGGAAGTCAGCTGACGGAAATCTTCAGGCAATTCATCGTAAAACTCCGGAATAACGGCTTTTAATTCCTGTGAAATAAAGCCGGTATCGGCAACGATTTTCTGGCCTGCATCCTGTAACGCGAAATCAATAAATTCTTTTACATACTCATTAGCAGGTTCGTCGTCGGTGTACATAAAGAGACGACGTGCCAGAGCATAGTCTTCAGTTGCTACCGTCAGTTTATTCGGCAGTAACGACTTAGCGCTGCCATCGGATACCGACAAAAGGCGTGCTGAGCGCACGGAAGACAGCCCGACAAAACCAATACCGGCGGCATCTGCTGCAACCCGATCGGATAATTCTGCGTTGGATTCAAAGCGTTCGGCACCGGCGAGTAACGTACGGTCGCCTAATACCATGCCGCTGAAGCTGTCCCAGGTGCCGGACTTGTCATCACGGGCATACACATGAATCGGGCCGGGTTTACCACCGACCTCTGACCAGTCGCTGTAACCGCCGGAAAATATTTCCGCAATTTCTTCAACGCTCAGATCGCTGACCGGATTATCGGGATGAACAATAATTGCCAGGCCGTCAATACCAATAATATGCTCGCTGCCCGGGCTGCGCATATTCGCCAGCGGCTGCAGCAGGTTGAATTCTTTATCTTTAATCGGGCGGGATGCCGCAGCAATATCGGCACGGCCTGCTGCCAGGCCTTTAAAACCGGTACCGGAGCCGTGTGCTGCAATTTTTACCGTTACACGGGTACGGGTCGCCGGGTAAAAACCGCTGACGTCGACCTCATTTTCAATGCCTGAGTTTTGCACCTCAATATTTTCAGCGCCCTTTTCCTGCAACCAGGCTTTTACCAGATTAGGGGCAAGTTCGGCACCGATGGTGTTCGACCCCTGTACAGAGAAAAGGTTAATTTCACCATCAACAGGTAACCCTGTAAAAGGAGCAACCTGCCCGGCATTAACCGC of the Thalassolituus hydrocarboniclasticus genome contains:
- the greB gene encoding transcription elongation factor GreB, which produces MSEQEKKPLPKRSHLITPEGEQALRREYDYLWRTERPKVTQEVSDAAKLGDRSENAEYIYGKRRLRQIDSRVRFLLKRLEILTVVDRLPADPQKVFFGAWLELEDDDGEIHRYRLVGEDEIDLKRGYISVDAPLARGLLGKRVDDEVTVRLPKGEETFYILSVCYQRPAWDAGGSNQAVFSA
- a CDS encoding PGPGW domain-containing protein, translated to MIRRSVKMVTGVLLLLLGIIITPMPIPLGIILIILGLSMLVSTIPRVRTFLQFLRRRYRVFSHKLNSIKHRLPAFARQLIEDTDPDQP
- a CDS encoding DNA-J related domain-containing protein encodes the protein MNSDALSPLAASDSATDDFAPLLELLNLYLADGQSHTEYDVLCWLQAPEQGVFRADALRDSLTMFRSHFILMHCLYRLQQQWAAEQTALLDISALRICRSPWPDNAHNRGLTEHSPLAQYYLDLSQLNTAQEEVDDLLRSFWQKMLQPEQEDQDIAELELSKPVTGAEIRLQYRRLAMQHHPDRGGDENRFRTIQAAFQRLKHRYS
- a CDS encoding polysaccharide deacetylase family protein → MIKFSFPLILFTLLFSASVRAQLVILQYHHVSTDTPASTSISPEGFASHLQLLEQENMHVIDLGQALAKIRAGESLPEKSVAITFDDAYRSVYENAYPLLKQRQWPFTVFVNTNAVDEQHGVVMDWQQLKELQDNGALIANHSADHPYLIERPDGMTLDAWLTQEVAKPEARLQKELGTSHKLLAYPYGEFDLEIIDWLAANGYLAFGQQSGPVGPMSHPQALPRFPASGIYANVKTLKTKLYTLALPVPPTQLIEPVLAAENPPTLAIHFPEVDLRPRQIQCFASGEGAISTQTEATNGMVNLVARAEKAIRGGRSRYNCTAPSVRHPGWYYWYSQLWINSAVKSR
- a CDS encoding M48 family metallopeptidase is translated as MRKSYKQQFWLTVGGEQVAVHLSAMRRKSMRMLVNAEGEVDLRIPLGYPKAEVLAFVNANHDWLLKRRSEVLARQQEARQSVLIRGRELPFKSSALDEFMVAEQAVWVPEGWTPAQTQQALDNWLRGQARHEYPQMIERWWPFFSQFDVRRPQLRIKKMRTRWGSLSQRGYINLSLALMQLPTELMELVVVHELCHLRHFDHGAGFKALMTQCLPDWKQREQLLNQLSRRLL
- a CDS encoding YecA family protein; the protein is MSDLNSIPSLNEDELETLGVLLEDEAERQDSFDFFAVHGLITALIAGPVEFSVQQVWDCAFDEQLGFSKAEKEQVNALFLKLAKEIQAWLDSGQDFPVPADLTLVDEEEEPPLESWAMGFMTGVLLQEEQWYARDEETVAQHLFPIMYASGLFMDEPEMEDIDDDIDLSNQMCSNIPAAVVELYLLLHAEN
- a CDS encoding phosphate ABC transporter substrate-binding/OmpA family protein yields the protein MNFWRNFSLSVLTFIFAAAVNAGQVAPFTGLPVDGEINLFSVQGSNTIGAELAPNLVKAWLQEKGAENIEVQNSGIENEVDVSGFYPATRTRVTVKIAAHGSGTGFKGLAAGRADIAAASRPIKDKEFNLLQPLANMRSPGSEHIIGIDGLAIIVHPDNPVSDLSVEEIAEIFSGGYSDWSEVGGKPGPIHVYARDDKSGTWDSFSGMVLGDRTLLAGAERFESNAELSDRVAADAAGIGFVGLSSVRSARLLSVSDGSAKSLLPNKLTVATEDYALARRLFMYTDDEPANEYVKEFIDFALQDAGQKIVADTGFISQELKAVIPEFYDELPEDFRQLTSDAKRLTINFRFQEGSAKLDNKALKDLERLADFLHANGSAEVVLIGFGDKKKTEKRSQLLSKLRAMAVRRELVRYGIYPKNSVGYGENLPVASVNGMEGRNKNRRVEVWVRKAGA